One Candidatus Devosia phytovorans genomic window carries:
- the gorA gene encoding glutathione-disulfide reductase, whose product MSDSYDLVVIGAGSGGVRAARMAATYGARVAIIEEFRVGGTCVIRGCVPKKLYAYASRFHDMFDVASSFGWDVEASFDWPTLVTAKEKEITRLEVAYTANLEKPGVEIIKDRGVVTGPNSVHLVEQDRELTARYILVATGARPNAPHIPGAELAITSNEAFDLETLPHSILIAGGGYIAVEFAAIFAGLGVNTTLIYRGDCILRGFDEDIRRGLEAGLIDRGVKLIYQTTISELRRAGDDISVTFSDGVTAPYGQVMFAIGRTPNVHGLGLDKAGVVLESSGAIKVDAFSQSSVPSIYAVGDVTGRAQLTPVAIREGWYFAETVFNNNKLSVDHSLIPTAVFTDPEIGVVGLTETEAATHGDIDVYCARFRPMMNTLSTRTERMILKLITEKDGGKILGCHILGPGAAEMIQLVAIPMGMGAVKADFDRAMALHPSAAEELVTFKSPTYTYRDGEKLGG is encoded by the coding sequence ATGTCCGATAGCTATGATCTCGTCGTTATCGGCGCTGGCTCCGGCGGTGTCCGCGCCGCGCGCATGGCCGCCACCTATGGCGCCAGGGTCGCCATCATCGAGGAATTCCGCGTCGGCGGCACCTGCGTTATCCGTGGCTGCGTGCCCAAGAAGCTCTACGCCTATGCTTCCCGGTTCCACGACATGTTCGACGTCGCATCCAGCTTCGGCTGGGATGTCGAGGCCAGCTTTGACTGGCCAACGCTGGTCACCGCCAAGGAAAAGGAAATCACCCGGCTCGAGGTCGCCTATACGGCCAATCTCGAAAAGCCCGGCGTCGAGATCATCAAGGACCGCGGCGTCGTCACCGGGCCCAATTCGGTGCATCTCGTCGAACAGGATCGCGAACTGACCGCCAGATATATTCTCGTCGCCACCGGCGCGCGGCCCAACGCGCCCCATATCCCCGGCGCCGAACTGGCCATCACCTCCAACGAAGCCTTTGATCTCGAAACCCTGCCGCATTCGATCCTGATCGCCGGCGGTGGCTATATCGCGGTCGAATTCGCCGCCATCTTCGCCGGCCTCGGCGTCAACACCACCCTGATCTATCGCGGTGACTGCATCCTGCGCGGCTTCGACGAGGACATCCGCCGCGGTCTCGAAGCCGGTCTCATCGACCGTGGCGTCAAGCTGATCTACCAGACCACCATCAGCGAACTCCGCCGCGCCGGCGACGACATTTCCGTCACCTTCAGCGACGGCGTCACCGCCCCCTATGGCCAGGTCATGTTCGCCATTGGCCGCACGCCCAATGTGCATGGCCTGGGCCTCGACAAGGCCGGCGTCGTGCTCGAATCCTCCGGCGCCATCAAGGTCGACGCCTTCTCGCAATCCTCGGTGCCCAGCATCTACGCCGTGGGCGACGTCACCGGCCGCGCCCAGCTTACCCCGGTCGCCATCCGCGAGGGCTGGTATTTCGCCGAGACCGTATTCAACAATAACAAGCTGTCGGTCGACCATTCCCTGATCCCGACCGCCGTCTTCACCGACCCCGAAATCGGCGTCGTCGGCCTCACCGAGACCGAGGCCGCCACCCATGGCGACATCGACGTCTACTGCGCCCGCTTCCGGCCGATGATGAACACGCTATCCACCCGCACCGAGCGGATGATCCTGAAATTGATCACCGAAAAGGACGGCGGCAAGATTCTCGGCTGCCATATCCTCGGACCCGGCGCCGCCGAAATGATCCAGCTCGTCGCCATCCCCATGGGCATGGGCGCAGTCAAGGCCGACTTCGACCGCGCCATGGCCCTCCATCCCTCTGCGGCCGAAGAACTCGTCACCTTCAAGAGCCCGACCTACACCTATCGCGACGGGGAAAAACTCGGCGGCTGA
- a CDS encoding PAS domain-containing protein, protein MPKSLFPAASPEARERLERDPTLKLINEFDWSSHPLGPIPGWPESLRGSVRLMMSTATPMVMLIGTEGYLVYNNAYAVFAGGRHPEIFGMPAARAWPEIADFNRGNIERGLRNESWSLTDQELALNRNGQPEPVWMDLRYSAVVGEDGQSMGTLCIVHETTGRMLAQKALARSEERLSLALNGSSLVGTWDWDVAANIVTSDDKFAAMFNLDSLKAGLGVPIEEFLAAIHPDDVTRVGNEIAAVLKDGSPYRSEYRLVDQQGATHYVSASGRPRLDSNGVATRFPGVIVDITEQRHISDALAESELRFRTLADTMPQMVWSTLPDGYHDYYNARWYEFTGVPQGSTDGEGWNDMFHPEDQDRAWKAWRHSLATGEPYQIEYRLKHHTGAYRWTLGLALPIRDAEGQILRWIGTCTDIHETKQVTEERELVAQELSHRIKNIFAVLTSIISLSARSKSDEVKAFSTELRQRIYALGEAHDFVRPHSHVSRPPENQGSLKSLIDRLMQPYGNEEGSRILFDGDDAQIDDGAATPLALLFHELGTNSAKYGALSLEAGRVGLTGSQSDDRYRLSWKEIGGPAIEREGELSGFGSRLITLSVEGQMRGNLQRLWETDGLRVEIDLPLDTLRRSGKLQS, encoded by the coding sequence ATGCCAAAGTCGCTCTTCCCTGCTGCCAGCCCTGAAGCGCGCGAGCGCCTGGAGCGGGATCCCACGCTCAAGCTGATCAACGAGTTCGACTGGTCGAGCCACCCCCTGGGTCCCATTCCGGGCTGGCCGGAGAGCCTGCGTGGCTCGGTACGCTTGATGATGTCGACGGCAACGCCCATGGTCATGCTGATCGGCACCGAGGGCTACCTGGTCTACAACAACGCCTATGCCGTGTTTGCCGGCGGACGGCACCCCGAGATTTTCGGCATGCCGGCAGCCCGGGCTTGGCCCGAAATCGCAGACTTCAATCGCGGCAATATCGAACGCGGCCTGCGCAACGAATCCTGGTCGCTGACCGATCAGGAACTGGCGCTTAATCGCAATGGCCAGCCCGAGCCGGTCTGGATGGATCTGCGCTACAGCGCGGTCGTCGGCGAAGATGGGCAGTCGATGGGCACGCTGTGTATTGTCCACGAAACCACGGGTCGCATGCTCGCCCAGAAGGCGCTGGCCCGCAGCGAGGAGCGTCTCTCCCTCGCCCTCAATGGCTCAAGCCTTGTCGGCACCTGGGACTGGGATGTCGCGGCCAATATCGTGACTTCAGACGACAAATTCGCCGCCATGTTCAATCTCGATTCGCTGAAGGCCGGCCTTGGCGTGCCGATCGAGGAATTTCTCGCGGCCATCCATCCCGATGATGTCACCCGGGTGGGCAACGAGATTGCTGCCGTTCTCAAGGACGGCTCGCCCTATCGCAGCGAATATCGGCTCGTCGACCAGCAGGGCGCCACCCACTACGTCAGCGCCTCGGGCCGTCCACGCCTTGACTCCAATGGCGTCGCCACGCGCTTCCCCGGCGTCATCGTCGATATCACCGAACAGCGCCATATCTCGGACGCCCTGGCCGAGAGCGAACTGCGCTTCCGCACCCTCGCCGACACCATGCCGCAAATGGTCTGGTCGACCCTGCCCGATGGCTATCACGACTATTACAACGCCCGCTGGTACGAATTCACCGGCGTGCCGCAGGGCTCGACCGACGGCGAAGGCTGGAACGACATGTTCCACCCCGAAGACCAGGACCGCGCCTGGAAGGCCTGGCGGCATAGCCTCGCGACCGGCGAGCCCTACCAGATCGAATATCGCCTGAAGCACCACACCGGCGCCTACCGTTGGACGCTCGGCCTCGCACTGCCCATTCGTGACGCCGAAGGTCAGATCCTGCGCTGGATTGGCACCTGCACCGATATTCACGAGACCAAACAGGTCACCGAGGAACGCGAACTGGTGGCACAGGAACTCAGCCACCGCATCAAGAACATCTTCGCCGTCCTCACCAGCATCATCAGCCTCTCGGCGCGCAGCAAGAGCGACGAGGTCAAGGCCTTCTCGACCGAACTGCGCCAGCGCATCTATGCCCTGGGCGAAGCGCATGATTTCGTGCGTCCGCACAGCCACGTCTCCCGTCCGCCGGAAAATCAGGGCTCGCTGAAATCACTGATCGACCGCCTGATGCAGCCCTATGGCAACGAGGAGGGCTCACGCATCCTCTTTGATGGCGACGACGCCCAGATCGACGATGGCGCCGCCACGCCTTTGGCGCTGCTCTTTCACGAACTGGGCACCAATTCGGCCAAATACGGCGCCCTCTCCCTCGAAGCGGGCAGGGTGGGCCTCACCGGCAGCCAGAGCGACGACCGCTATCGCCTGTCCTGGAAGGAAATCGGCGGCCCCGCCATCGAGCGCGAAGGCGAGCTTTCGGGTTTCGGCTCGCGCCTGATCACGCTCAGCGTCGAGGGCCAGATGCGGGGCAACCTGCAAAGACTCTGGGAAACCGACGGCCTGCGCGTCGAGATCGACCTGCCGCTCGACACACTGCGGCGATCCGGGAAGCTGCAGAGCTGA
- the gltX gene encoding glutamate--tRNA ligase — protein MTTSPNIIVRWAPSPTGRIHLGNARPALLNWFYARRHGGQYVLRMDDTDHARSTREYADGIEVDLAWLGVTPDLLVRQSERTALYDAAVEKLKAAGRLYPCYETEDELDRKRARARLLNKPPIYDRAALSLTDEDRAKLEAEGRTPHWRFKLDGRPVQFEDLIKGFQTVNTASMSDPVLVRGDGSYLYTLPSVVDDIDLGITHVIRGEDHVSNTGTQIEIFEALGGTVPTFAHHNLLTDAEGQGFSKRLGSQSISDFRDEGYEPMAVAIMASLTGTSLPIETYETLDEIANRLDFGMISHGAARFDPVELDNLNARLLHALPYEGAAARLSVLGLEGEAMWLLLRANLRKFDDIADWSKLVTGPVEPVIAEEDRDFLALAKALLPPEPWDETTWGTWTDALKTATGRKGKALFLPLRMALTGRHDGPELKSLLPLAGRKACLDRLP, from the coding sequence ATGACGACCAGCCCCAATATCATCGTCCGCTGGGCGCCATCCCCCACCGGTCGCATCCATCTCGGCAATGCCCGTCCGGCCCTGCTCAACTGGTTCTACGCCCGACGCCACGGCGGCCAGTATGTCCTGCGCATGGACGACACCGACCACGCCCGCTCGACCCGCGAATATGCCGACGGCATCGAAGTGGACCTGGCGTGGCTCGGCGTCACGCCCGACCTGCTCGTCCGCCAGTCCGAACGCACCGCGCTCTATGACGCTGCCGTCGAAAAGCTCAAGGCCGCCGGCCGCCTCTATCCCTGCTACGAGACCGAGGACGAACTCGACCGCAAGCGCGCCCGCGCTCGCCTCCTCAACAAGCCGCCGATCTATGATCGCGCTGCCCTCTCGCTCACAGACGAGGACCGCGCAAAACTCGAAGCCGAAGGCCGCACGCCCCATTGGCGTTTCAAGCTCGATGGCCGCCCAGTCCAGTTCGAGGACCTGATCAAGGGCTTCCAGACCGTCAACACCGCCTCCATGTCCGACCCGGTCCTGGTGCGTGGCGACGGCTCCTATCTCTACACCTTGCCCTCCGTGGTCGATGACATCGATCTCGGCATCACCCATGTCATCCGCGGCGAGGACCACGTCTCCAACACCGGCACGCAGATCGAGATTTTTGAAGCCCTGGGCGGTACGGTCCCCACCTTCGCCCACCACAATCTGCTCACCGACGCCGAAGGGCAGGGCTTCTCCAAGCGTCTCGGCTCGCAGTCGATCAGCGATTTCCGCGATGAAGGCTATGAGCCCATGGCTGTGGCCATCATGGCCAGCCTCACCGGCACGAGCCTGCCCATCGAGACCTATGAAACCCTCGATGAAATCGCCAACCGGCTCGATTTCGGGATGATCAGCCATGGCGCGGCGCGTTTCGATCCCGTCGAACTCGACAATCTCAACGCCCGCCTGCTGCATGCGCTGCCCTATGAGGGCGCTGCAGCTCGGCTCTCCGTCCTGGGCCTCGAAGGCGAAGCCATGTGGCTGCTGCTGCGCGCCAATCTGCGCAAGTTCGACGACATCGCCGATTGGTCAAAGCTGGTCACTGGCCCGGTAGAGCCCGTCATCGCCGAGGAAGATCGCGATTTCCTGGCACTGGCCAAGGCCCTGCTGCCGCCCGAGCCCTGGGACGAAACCACCTGGGGCACCTGGACCGACGCGCTCAAGACCGCCACCGGCCGCAAGGGCAAGGCGCTCTTCCTGCCGCTGCGCATGGCCCTGACGGGCCGTCACGATGGTCCCGAGCTTAAGTCCCTGCTCCCGCTGGCTGGGCGTAAGGCGTGTCTGGACCGACTACCCTGA
- the rpiA gene encoding ribose-5-phosphate isomerase RpiA, with the protein MSEHLKREAAAMALASLHSGMRLGLGTGSTAKHFVELLGEKVAQGFECICVPTSEVTARQALSLNIPLSDLDTLDRLDVTVDGADEIDPHLNLIKGGGGALLREKIVAAASDAMLVIADGSKLVDTLGRFPLPIEVNRFGLGATRRTVAEVIAAHGAEGELRLRETAPSTPFVTDGGHLILDAFFGRISQPEALSRDLLDIAGVVQHGLFLKMCKTAYVATADGVRTLAAS; encoded by the coding sequence ATGAGCGAACACCTGAAGCGCGAGGCCGCCGCCATGGCCCTGGCCAGCCTCCACTCCGGCATGCGCCTGGGCCTCGGCACCGGCTCCACCGCGAAGCATTTCGTCGAACTGCTCGGCGAAAAGGTTGCCCAGGGCTTCGAGTGTATCTGCGTGCCCACCTCTGAAGTCACGGCCCGCCAGGCGCTCTCGCTCAATATCCCGCTCTCCGATCTCGATACGCTCGATCGCCTCGACGTGACCGTCGACGGCGCCGACGAGATCGATCCCCATCTCAACCTGATCAAGGGTGGCGGCGGCGCCCTCCTGCGCGAAAAGATCGTCGCTGCAGCCTCTGACGCCATGCTGGTCATTGCCGACGGCTCCAAGCTCGTCGACACCCTCGGCCGCTTCCCGCTGCCTATCGAGGTCAATCGCTTCGGCCTGGGCGCCACGCGCCGCACCGTGGCCGAGGTCATTGCCGCCCATGGGGCCGAGGGCGAGTTGCGCCTGCGCGAGACGGCGCCATCCACGCCCTTCGTCACCGACGGCGGCCACCTCATTCTCGATGCATTTTTTGGCCGCATTTCGCAGCCAGAAGCGCTGTCACGCGACTTGCTTGACATCGCCGGGGTAGTGCAGCACGGGCTGTTCCTCAAAATGTGCAAGACGGCTTATGTGGCGACCGCGGATGGCGTAAGAACGCTGGCGGCTAGCTGA
- a CDS encoding response regulator: MMRILVVEDEIFVATEIEHVIEEMGFNPIGIAHDQRSALALASQADIALVDLNLQDGPTGIGIGRILAQTHGVTVVYMTANPSQLGDGVPGTVGVLAKPASDRDLRAVVAYAVARRQEADAAPPARLQLFSWPDSMIHN; this comes from the coding sequence ATGATGCGTATTCTGGTGGTCGAGGACGAGATTTTTGTCGCGACCGAAATCGAGCATGTGATCGAGGAAATGGGGTTCAACCCCATCGGCATCGCGCATGACCAGCGTTCGGCGCTGGCGCTGGCGTCGCAGGCCGATATCGCACTGGTCGATCTCAATCTCCAGGACGGTCCCACCGGCATCGGCATCGGACGCATCCTGGCGCAGACGCATGGCGTGACCGTGGTCTATATGACGGCCAATCCGTCCCAGCTCGGCGACGGCGTTCCCGGAACGGTGGGCGTGCTGGCCAAGCCGGCCAGCGACCGCGATCTGCGGGCCGTGGTGGCCTATGCCGTGGCCCGTCGCCAGGAAGCAGATGCGGCGCCTCCTGCCCGGCTGCAGCTTTTCAGCTGGCCGGACAGCATGATCCACAACTAG
- a CDS encoding 3-deoxy-7-phosphoheptulonate synthase class II has translation MTTWTPDSWRNKPISQVPAYPDPAALAEAERQLATFPPLVFAGEARDLKTRLAAVARGEAFLLQGGDCAESFAEHGADHIRDFFRVFLQMAVVLTHGASKPVVKVGRVAGQFAKPRSADTETIDGVELPSYRGDIINAIEFNEAARVPDPDRMLQAYRQSAATLNLLRAFSMGGYAELTRIHEWTVGFMKGSNWNTRYEEVARKIDDAITFMGALGLNPENTPALRQTSFFTSHEALLLGYEEALTRRDSISNNYYATSGHMLWIGDRTRQPDAAHVEYFAGIHNPIGIKCGPSLQSDDLLRLLDRLNPTDEAGRITLIARFGSDKIHDHLPRLIETVQKAGRTVVWCSDPMHGNTIKASTGFKTRPLDRVLSEVKSFFDIHREMGTYAGGVHIEMTGDDVTECVGGVSAVTEATLADRYNTYCDPRLNASQALELAFLVAEEVHAQKPPRQRLVAGE, from the coding sequence ATGACCACCTGGACCCCCGATAGCTGGCGCAACAAGCCCATCTCCCAGGTTCCGGCCTATCCCGATCCGGCGGCCCTGGCCGAAGCCGAGCGTCAGCTCGCGACCTTCCCACCGCTGGTCTTTGCCGGCGAAGCCCGCGATCTCAAGACCCGCCTCGCCGCCGTGGCACGTGGAGAAGCCTTCCTGCTGCAGGGTGGCGACTGCGCCGAAAGCTTTGCCGAGCATGGCGCCGACCACATCCGCGACTTCTTCCGCGTCTTCCTGCAGATGGCGGTGGTGCTGACCCACGGCGCCAGCAAGCCCGTGGTCAAGGTCGGCCGCGTTGCCGGCCAGTTCGCCAAGCCGCGCTCGGCCGATACCGAAACCATCGATGGCGTCGAACTGCCCTCCTATCGCGGCGACATCATCAATGCGATCGAGTTCAATGAAGCTGCCCGCGTGCCCGATCCGGACCGCATGCTGCAGGCCTATCGCCAGTCCGCCGCCACGCTCAACCTGCTGCGCGCCTTCTCCATGGGCGGCTATGCCGAGCTGACCCGCATCCACGAGTGGACCGTCGGCTTCATGAAGGGCTCCAACTGGAACACCCGCTACGAGGAAGTCGCCCGCAAGATCGACGACGCCATCACCTTCATGGGCGCGCTCGGCCTCAATCCCGAGAATACGCCGGCCCTGCGCCAGACCAGTTTCTTCACCAGCCACGAAGCCTTGCTGCTCGGCTATGAGGAGGCGCTGACCCGTCGCGACTCCATTTCCAACAATTACTACGCCACCTCCGGCCACATGCTGTGGATCGGCGACCGCACCCGCCAGCCCGATGCTGCCCATGTCGAATATTTCGCCGGCATCCACAATCCCATCGGCATCAAATGCGGCCCCTCGCTGCAGAGCGACGACCTGCTGCGCCTGCTCGATCGCCTCAACCCCACCGACGAGGCCGGCCGCATTACGCTGATCGCCCGTTTCGGCAGCGACAAGATCCACGATCATCTGCCGCGCCTGATCGAGACCGTGCAGAAGGCCGGCCGCACCGTCGTCTGGTGCTCCGATCCCATGCATGGCAACACCATCAAGGCCTCCACCGGCTTCAAGACCCGTCCGCTCGATCGCGTGCTCTCGGAAGTAAAGAGCTTCTTCGACATACACCGCGAAATGGGCACCTATGCCGGCGGCGTGCATATCGAGATGACCGGCGACGATGTCACCGAATGTGTGGGCGGTGTTTCGGCGGTCACCGAGGCCACTTTGGCCGATCGCTACAACACCTATTGCGACCCGCGCCTCAATGCCAGCCAGGCCCTCGAACTGGCCTTCCTCGTCGCCGAGGAAGTCCATGCACAAAAGCCACCGCGCCAGCGTCTCGTCGCCGGAGAATAA
- a CDS encoding DUF2865 domain-containing protein, with the protein MGSNRTRAIILTVLAAMLLVLDVNTAYAQAAQCAQLDNALRQFDRNADFRQMGGNSQAAQQAARDVQQMESRYVREGCNDAARAGQQLTRQCQQIGREVLRLRDVASQVSQQVDSANAVAGQREAILQEMARFGCNAGSSAGFSNERQSVFDRIFGTTSEGDFTNGQMVDGGGYWGYQGYQTVRTVCVRLSDGYFWPISYATLPDYVSQDAQQCQASCPTTPVELYFYDNPGQEPEQMRNQYGESYTSLGAAFRYRTELDTSATANCKVPAISQGTMSVATGSDGSTRTMIETADLNFPLPLRDPRRQMPVAAVVAPALQAAVVVDVPLPRVRPAGPGEIAVTRPVQTASQPDLRLVQFGNKVVRVVGPDTPYAQPAGAGT; encoded by the coding sequence TTGGGCAGCAATCGCACACGGGCCATTATCCTGACGGTGCTGGCGGCCATGCTGCTCGTGCTGGACGTCAACACGGCCTATGCACAGGCGGCGCAATGCGCCCAGCTCGACAATGCGCTGCGCCAGTTCGACCGCAATGCCGACTTCCGGCAGATGGGCGGGAACTCGCAAGCCGCGCAGCAGGCAGCGCGCGATGTGCAGCAGATGGAAAGCCGCTATGTGCGCGAGGGCTGCAATGATGCGGCGCGGGCCGGCCAGCAGCTGACCCGTCAATGCCAGCAGATTGGCCGCGAAGTGCTGCGGCTGCGCGATGTGGCATCGCAGGTCAGCCAGCAGGTGGACTCGGCCAATGCCGTGGCCGGCCAGCGCGAAGCGATCCTGCAGGAAATGGCGCGGTTCGGCTGCAATGCCGGTTCAAGCGCCGGCTTCAGCAATGAACGGCAGTCGGTGTTCGACCGTATTTTCGGCACGACGTCGGAAGGCGATTTCACCAATGGGCAGATGGTCGATGGCGGCGGCTATTGGGGTTACCAGGGCTATCAGACGGTGCGGACGGTCTGCGTGCGGCTGAGCGACGGCTATTTCTGGCCGATCAGCTATGCCACGCTGCCCGACTATGTGAGCCAGGATGCGCAGCAATGCCAGGCGAGTTGTCCGACGACGCCGGTGGAGCTCTATTTCTATGACAATCCGGGCCAGGAGCCCGAGCAGATGCGCAACCAGTATGGCGAGAGCTATACCTCGCTGGGGGCCGCCTTCCGCTACCGCACCGAACTCGACACCAGTGCCACGGCCAATTGCAAGGTGCCGGCGATTTCGCAGGGCACGATGAGCGTGGCGACGGGCAGCGATGGCTCGACGCGCACGATGATCGAGACGGCGGACCTCAACTTCCCGCTGCCGCTGCGCGATCCGCGCCGGCAGATGCCGGTGGCGGCAGTCGTGGCGCCTGCGCTGCAGGCGGCTGTGGTGGTGGATGTGCCCCTGCCCCGCGTGCGTCCGGCCGGCCCGGGCGAAATTGCCGTAACGCGGCCGGTTCAGACGGCGAGCCAGCCGGACCTGCGCCTCGTGCAGTTCGGCAACAAGGTGGTCAGGGTAGTCGGTCCAGACACGCCTTACGCCCAGCCAGCGGGAGCAGGGACTTAA
- a CDS encoding DUF2059 domain-containing protein encodes MMTGLMTRAKALVAVVMSVALFAVAAPAMAQEVPPEQLALARKYVDLTDSAGVFEITLVEIGLGSLSQLTQQNPELADEIDLAIGKVLETYQGRKGELLDQFARVYATRFTVEELQQIVTFYESPTGRKLARANTEVNSDMQAILQVFTNNTRPEFYAKVRAELRSQGFEV; translated from the coding sequence ATGATGACCGGTCTTATGACGCGCGCCAAGGCGCTGGTGGCTGTAGTGATGAGCGTGGCGCTGTTTGCCGTTGCCGCGCCCGCAATGGCCCAGGAAGTGCCACCCGAACAGCTGGCCCTGGCCCGCAAATATGTCGACCTGACCGACAGCGCCGGCGTGTTCGAGATCACTCTCGTCGAAATCGGCCTTGGCAGCCTGTCCCAGCTCACCCAGCAAAATCCCGAGCTGGCCGACGAGATCGACCTGGCCATCGGCAAGGTGCTCGAGACCTATCAGGGCCGCAAGGGCGAGTTGCTCGACCAGTTTGCCCGCGTCTATGCCACGCGCTTCACCGTTGAAGAGCTGCAGCAGATTGTCACCTTCTACGAGAGCCCCACCGGCCGCAAGCTGGCCCGCGCCAATACCGAAGTGAACTCCGACATGCAGGCGATCCTGCAGGTCTTCACCAACAACACCCGTCCCGAATTCTACGCCAAGGTCCGCGCCGAATTGCGCTCCCAGGGCTTTGAAGTCTAG
- a CDS encoding NAD+ synthase codes for MTDRLRIALAQLNPKVGDLVGNLALARQALADATAAKADILLLSELFLTGYFPDDLLFKPKFVADAIQAAHDLVADTKGKNTVVILPTIWQDKTGLHNAVVVAENGEIIATRYKRELPNNDVFYEKRYFAAGPLPDPVVIKGVPVGIPICEDIWHTSVCEHLAMRGAEIMLCPNGSPYWTNKQHVRKDLVRARVAEDDVPMLYLNQVGGQDELVFDGASFAMEPGNKLVFQGKSFETDFIVSDWVMGDNGWTCADGEVTELTTTDEAPWLACVLGLRDYVKKNGFKQVVLGLSGGIDSAVVAAMAVDALGAENVHCIMLPYRYTSEASLKDAKDCAEALGVRYDIVSIGNPVDDALVELAPIFDNRAPDLAEENIQSRMRGVVLMAVSNKLGSMLLTTGNKSEMGVGYATIYGDMNGGYNPLKDMFKMEVYRLAAWRNSHVPGDCKGPAGEVIPQAIIDKAPSAELRPNQTDQDSLPPYPVLDAILKGIVEDELSIAEIVAQGHDQALVERIERLLNIAEYKRRQSAPGPKLTVKAFGLGRRYPITNGYKDRVIG; via the coding sequence GTGACAGACCGCCTCAGAATTGCGCTCGCGCAGCTCAATCCCAAGGTCGGCGATCTCGTCGGCAATCTCGCCCTGGCGCGTCAGGCCCTGGCCGATGCCACGGCCGCAAAAGCCGATATCCTGCTGCTGAGCGAGCTTTTCCTCACCGGCTATTTCCCGGATGATCTGCTGTTCAAGCCAAAGTTCGTAGCAGACGCCATCCAGGCGGCGCATGATCTGGTGGCCGACACGAAGGGCAAAAACACCGTCGTGATCCTGCCCACGATCTGGCAGGACAAGACGGGCCTCCACAATGCCGTCGTCGTTGCCGAAAACGGCGAGATCATCGCCACGCGCTACAAGCGTGAACTGCCCAACAATGACGTCTTCTACGAAAAGCGCTATTTCGCCGCCGGCCCGCTGCCCGATCCCGTGGTCATCAAGGGCGTACCCGTCGGCATCCCGATCTGCGAAGACATCTGGCACACTTCGGTCTGCGAGCACCTCGCCATGCGCGGCGCCGAAATCATGCTCTGCCCCAATGGTTCGCCCTATTGGACCAACAAACAGCATGTCCGCAAAGACCTCGTCCGCGCCCGCGTTGCCGAAGACGATGTGCCCATGCTCTATCTCAACCAGGTCGGTGGCCAGGACGAATTGGTGTTCGACGGCGCATCCTTCGCCATGGAGCCCGGCAACAAGCTGGTCTTCCAGGGCAAGAGCTTCGAAACCGACTTCATCGTCTCCGACTGGGTGATGGGCGACAATGGCTGGACCTGCGCCGATGGCGAAGTCACCGAACTGACCACCACTGATGAAGCCCCTTGGCTCGCCTGCGTCCTCGGCCTGCGCGACTATGTGAAGAAGAACGGCTTCAAGCAGGTCGTGCTCGGCCTCTCGGGTGGCATCGACAGCGCCGTCGTCGCCGCCATGGCCGTCGATGCCCTGGGCGCCGAAAACGTCCACTGCATCATGCTGCCCTATCGCTACACCTCCGAGGCCAGCCTCAAGGACGCGAAGGACTGCGCCGAGGCCCTTGGCGTGCGTTACGACATTGTGTCCATTGGCAATCCGGTCGATGACGCGCTGGTCGAACTGGCCCCGATCTTCGACAACCGCGCGCCCGATCTCGCCGAGGAAAACATCCAGTCCCGCATGCGCGGCGTCGTGCTCATGGCCGTCTCCAACAAGCTCGGCTCGATGCTGCTGACCACCGGCAACAAGTCGGAAATGGGCGTTGGCTACGCCACCATCTATGGCGACATGAACGGCGGCTACAATCCGCTCAAGGACATGTTCAAGATGGAGGTCTATCGCCTCGCCGCCTGGCGCAACAGCCACGTGCCCGGCGATTGCAAGGGCCCGGCCGGCGAAGTCATCCCCCAGGCCATCATCGACAAGGCCCCCAGCGCCGAACTGCGGCCCAATCAGACCGACCAGGACAGCCTGCCGCCCTATCCGGTGCTCGACGCGATCCTGAAGGGCATTGTCGAAGACGAACTCTCCATTGCCGAGATCGTCGCCCAGGGCCACGATCAGGCTCTGGTCGAACGGATCGAGCGCCTGCTCAATATCGCCGAATACAAGCGTCGCCAGTCCGCCCCGGGCCCCAAGCTGACGGTGAAAGCCTTCGGCCTCGGCCGCCGCTATCCCATCACCAATGGCTACAAGGATCGCGTGATCGGATGA